Within the Terriglobales bacterium genome, the region GTTACAACCCGCGTGTCCTGAGCAGAAGCGTTTAAGGCAGTTAAAACCAGCAGTACTAAGAATAACGCTGAAACTGGTTTGGCTCTGCTGACATCCTTATTCCCTGAAAAAAACCTAGGTCCCTCGACTCCGCCGCGAAGCGCGGCTGCGCTCGGGATGACAAAAGTGGGATTAGACCTCTCAATTTTACCGCCGCCCAATTCCAATCCTCGAACCCAAGTGGTACTAAGGATGTCAACGCGGCGAACTGGTTCCGTAAATGGGCATTGTCTATGACTGCATGATTTGTGCCGAAGCTGCAGAACGTAATCACTGGGTCTCATCATCTCATCCTTAAAAGTTTATCGTGAATTATCGAGCGCTTTCTTGAGGAACATTGCAACGTATTCCGTCAGGGCGCGCGGACGTGATGTTAATGGCATGGCGAACGCTTGCCGCCTGATCAGCCGGTGTCCCGCGACTCTCAGGGTCTGGAAGTACTTCGTAGACCGTCGCAGCGCATGCTCCGGCAGTATGGAGTAACCCAGGCCCGATTCCACCAGGTGCTTGATGGCTTCTGTGTCCGAGGCTTCCATGATCACTCGCGGCTTCAAGCCCAGACTCTCCAGAAAACGGTCAATGACCTGGCGCATATTGGTCCCTTTGGTGTAAAGCAGGAATGGAACATTCTCTAGCTGGCTGGGACGAATCATGCCGATGTGATTGCCGTGGACCTGCTTCGGCGACGGACGTATCACCAGCAACTCTTCGTCAAACAACGGCACAATGCGCAGATTGTTGGTCTTGACCGGCAGCGAGATGAGCCCAAGGTCGAACCGGCGGTCCAGCAACCCGGCGACAATCCCTTCCGTGGTAAGCACCGAAACATGCAGATCGAGATTGGGAAGCTCCTTGCGGAGTTTGTTAATCGGGTGTCCAAGCGCGGGGCTGGCCAGGCGATAGATCAGCGTTGTAGTGCCGCTTGCGAAATGAAATGGACGCGAATCGCGGGCGGCGTCATTCGCAAAATCTTTCTTCAGGTACTGAAACCGCACCATGACCGCCTTGGCTTGTTCCGCAAGCCGCAGTGCGGCCGGTGTGGGTGTGAGCTTTCTGCCTGATTTCACGAAGAGATCAACCCCTAATTCGGAAGCCAGAGCCTGGATTTGCCGGCTGACCGCCGCGGGCGAGAGCCGCAGGTTCTCCGCCGCCCGTGTCATGGTTGGAGAGTGGATGACTTCCAGCAATGATTCAAGTTGTCGTATATCCATGTCTCGGTTTCCTTATCGTTTCCTTTTCTGGGAATCATTCAAATTCGCGACGGCTTGATCCAAAGCTCATGGAAGATAGTTGAGCAAATGTCAAAGATGATAGCTCTTTTGCGAGACATTTTATTGTTTAAAAAAATTGAACGTACCATTGCAATCTTTTAGTTTGACGCAACGATGGCATCGTTTTAGCTTCTGAAACGCTCGCGCGGGCGAACGCTTCGCCCGATTCAGGAACCAACACAGCGGGCGGGC harbors:
- a CDS encoding LysR family transcriptional regulator: MDIRQLESLLEVIHSPTMTRAAENLRLSPAAVSRQIQALASELGVDLFVKSGRKLTPTPAALRLAEQAKAVMVRFQYLKKDFANDAARDSRPFHFASGTTTLIYRLASPALGHPINKLRKELPNLDLHVSVLTTEGIVAGLLDRRFDLGLISLPVKTNNLRIVPLFDEELLVIRPSPKQVHGNHIGMIRPSQLENVPFLLYTKGTNMRQVIDRFLESLGLKPRVIMEASDTEAIKHLVESGLGYSILPEHALRRSTKYFQTLRVAGHRLIRRQAFAMPLTSRPRALTEYVAMFLKKALDNSR